The following are encoded together in the Bradymonas sediminis genome:
- a CDS encoding Ig-like domain-containing protein, translating into MSLLRAMSANPSKQSQRSLRGGLALIALLSLAGACVPIEPEALVDSEGEPIEVPGPADRWLQVVGTSPDYGTVDARPTFAFTFNDYLDEDSFKSYNFATLSSGGIRTGGRAFYRMSDKTVVWRPNSTLERGLIYRLTINDSLKSATGAPFLQRAGGDADKRVFVPASDHASEVDAEQTRALPDAEWPAVNAIFDASCASCHRDPAWRLNPLTYESLRGASSTQTDLYLVQPGNPAGSYLMRKILWDYPDLKYTPQPPPWSADAEQLSREDLLTIEGWIARGARR; encoded by the coding sequence ATGAGTTTATTGCGCGCGATGTCGGCTAACCCCTCGAAGCAATCCCAGCGCTCGCTGCGCGGAGGGTTAGCCCTCATCGCGTTGCTGAGCCTTGCCGGCGCGTGTGTCCCGATCGAGCCGGAAGCGCTCGTTGACTCCGAGGGCGAGCCGATCGAAGTGCCCGGGCCGGCCGACCGCTGGCTTCAAGTCGTGGGCACCTCTCCAGATTATGGAACCGTAGACGCGCGCCCCACCTTCGCCTTCACCTTCAATGACTATCTGGATGAGGACTCTTTCAAGTCCTATAACTTCGCGACGCTCAGCTCCGGGGGGATTCGGACCGGCGGGCGCGCCTTCTATCGCATGAGCGATAAGACGGTGGTCTGGCGGCCAAATTCGACCCTTGAGCGCGGGCTTATCTACCGACTAACGATCAACGATTCACTCAAGAGCGCGACCGGCGCGCCGTTTTTGCAACGGGCGGGCGGCGACGCCGATAAGCGGGTGTTCGTCCCGGCGAGCGACCATGCCTCGGAGGTCGATGCGGAGCAGACGCGCGCGCTGCCAGACGCCGAGTGGCCGGCGGTCAACGCCATCTTTGACGCCTCCTGCGCGAGCTGCCATCGCGACCCCGCCTGGCGCCTAAACCCGCTCACCTACGAGTCCCTTCGCGGCGCAAGCTCCACGCAGACCGACCTCTACCTGGTCCAGCCGGGCAACCCCGCCGGGTCCTATCTGATGCGAAAGATTCTTTGGGATTATCCGGACCTGAAGTACACGCCGCAACCGCCGCCCTGGTCCGCGGACGCCGAGCAACTCTCACGCGAAGATTTGCTCACAATCGAAGGATGGATCGCCCGAGGCGCGCGGCGCTGA
- a CDS encoding OmpA family protein: MKLKQSVLKYGFLLLTALLFLQIGCGPDYPKCETDDHCIDSEQGQSEDRLYCVNGLCQQCRTDESCGDPSLECNAGVCEQIIGYCASVSDCPGNQKCRDNRCGSECLSNDECSGDQICDGGNCVAKPECSSNGDCADGQNCDNGQCVAAPVATCQLETVYFDYDASAIKSNERNTLNANAQCIKDENLSVEVVGNADERGTTEYNIALGERRANSVKAYLKRLGVNSNSVDTISYGDQRLVRQCGEQGAESCHQQNRRVEFNVR; the protein is encoded by the coding sequence ATGAAATTGAAACAATCCGTGTTGAAATATGGCTTCCTCCTTCTGACCGCACTTCTTTTCCTTCAGATCGGTTGCGGCCCGGATTATCCTAAATGTGAAACCGATGACCATTGCATCGACAGTGAGCAAGGACAATCGGAAGACCGACTTTATTGCGTCAACGGCCTGTGCCAGCAGTGCCGCACCGACGAGAGCTGCGGTGATCCGTCGCTGGAATGTAACGCCGGTGTCTGCGAGCAGATCATCGGATATTGCGCCTCGGTGAGCGATTGCCCCGGCAACCAAAAATGCCGCGATAACCGCTGTGGTTCGGAGTGTCTGTCCAACGACGAGTGCTCGGGAGACCAGATCTGTGACGGCGGAAACTGCGTCGCCAAGCCGGAATGCTCCAGCAACGGCGACTGCGCCGACGGCCAGAACTGCGACAACGGTCAGTGTGTCGCGGCTCCCGTGGCGACCTGCCAGTTGGAGACCGTTTATTTCGACTATGACGCCTCGGCGATCAAATCGAACGAGCGCAACACCCTCAACGCCAACGCGCAGTGCATCAAAGACGAGAACCTCTCGGTCGAAGTCGTCGGGAACGCCGACGAGCGTGGCACCACCGAGTATAATATCGCCCTGGGCGAGCGTCGCGCCAACAGCGTCAAAGCCTATCTGAAGCGCCTCGGGGTCAACAGCAACTCCGTGGACACCATCTCCTACGGTGACCAGCGTCTCGTGCGCCAGTGCGGCGAGCAGGGCGCAGAGAGCTGCCACCAGCAGAACCGCCGCGTTGAGTTCAACGTGCGATAA
- the rimI gene encoding ribosomal protein S18-alanine N-acetyltransferase, whose translation MSWQIGPKLGIRAQADAPAFVRARKATTSDIDAILQIEEAAHPTAWPRKIFEGELELDCSSVWVFERATPAGDEQGAREIVGFLVYWLIHDEVHILNVAVAPRARRQGIASAVIGELIRVSHQNLASFVTLEVRINNQAAISLYESLGFVIIGQRPGYYADTGEDALIMSHLLG comes from the coding sequence ATGAGCTGGCAGATCGGACCGAAACTTGGGATTCGTGCGCAGGCCGACGCCCCGGCGTTCGTGCGCGCGCGCAAAGCCACGACCTCGGATATCGACGCCATCTTGCAGATCGAAGAGGCCGCGCATCCGACCGCCTGGCCGCGAAAAATTTTCGAGGGTGAACTCGAGCTCGATTGCTCATCGGTCTGGGTCTTTGAGCGCGCGACGCCCGCTGGAGACGAGCAGGGGGCGCGCGAGATTGTCGGCTTTTTGGTCTATTGGCTGATCCACGACGAGGTTCATATCCTCAACGTCGCGGTAGCTCCTCGCGCGCGTCGCCAGGGCATCGCCTCGGCGGTAATCGGCGAGTTAATCCGGGTTTCGCACCAGAATCTGGCCAGTTTCGTGACCCTTGAGGTGCGAATCAATAACCAGGCGGCTATTTCGCTTTACGAATCACTAGGTTTTGTGATTATAGGCCAGCGTCCGGGCTATTACGCCGACACCGGCGAAGATGCGCTTATAATGAGTCATCTGCTGGGTTGA
- a CDS encoding MATE family efflux transporter, whose product MIAMLTQTGVNVIDTVFVGNLDPSYSIPGQAALGFSLPIFWCIGGFLAAIGVGTQAMVARRAGENRPEQVGTVLANGVILAIVSSLLFTVIGWYTVPSLFAFLTSNESVLALGIPYAQIRILGIVGMVVTTTYKGMFDGLGRTRVHMYACLIMNAVNIGLNFIFVYGAGPVPAMYVTGAAISSVLATGVGLAIMIGWTFHGEFRGKFRAYRLSNFRPSLIWQLLKLSLPSGIAQIFVMLGVMMFLKIIALLDERAVMEALNHSTFYAGEVGQVAASVHNSITHSSNYAGRIFSVNWANPLLGSRPPIYSTAAKLIIDLLSIGFVTCIAFGQATATLVSKSMGKRDFDEAEAYGWDSVKLGMYFFGALGAIILIFPEALLGLLSNDPIVIEAAVPGMRIMASLEMFIAMALILMQALFGAGNTKFVMVAELVLHAVCLVPLAYLFSVVLDLGFIGVWLSATAYVVLLGVAMAWKFWEAKWKKIVV is encoded by the coding sequence ATGATCGCGATGCTCACCCAGACCGGCGTCAACGTCATTGACACCGTCTTCGTGGGTAATCTTGACCCGAGCTATTCGATTCCCGGCCAGGCAGCCCTCGGGTTTAGCCTCCCCATCTTCTGGTGTATCGGCGGTTTCTTGGCCGCCATTGGCGTGGGAACCCAGGCCATGGTCGCCCGGCGTGCCGGCGAGAATCGCCCCGAACAAGTCGGCACGGTGCTGGCAAATGGCGTCATTTTAGCGATCGTTTCATCCCTGCTCTTCACCGTCATTGGCTGGTACACAGTCCCCTCACTCTTCGCGTTTCTCACCTCCAACGAGTCGGTGCTCGCCCTGGGCATTCCCTACGCCCAGATTCGAATCCTGGGCATCGTCGGCATGGTCGTCACCACAACTTATAAGGGAATGTTCGACGGCCTTGGGCGCACGCGCGTGCATATGTACGCCTGCCTGATCATGAACGCGGTCAATATTGGCCTGAACTTTATCTTCGTCTACGGCGCGGGCCCCGTCCCCGCGATGTATGTCACCGGCGCGGCCATCTCGAGTGTGCTGGCCACCGGCGTCGGCCTGGCTATCATGATCGGCTGGACCTTCCACGGCGAATTCCGCGGCAAATTCCGCGCCTACCGCCTCTCCAACTTCCGCCCGTCGCTTATCTGGCAGTTGCTCAAGCTCAGCCTCCCCAGCGGCATCGCCCAGATCTTCGTGATGCTCGGCGTCATGATGTTCCTCAAAATCATCGCCCTGCTCGACGAGCGCGCGGTGATGGAGGCGCTCAACCACAGCACATTCTACGCCGGCGAGGTCGGGCAAGTCGCCGCTTCGGTGCATAATTCGATCACGCACTCGAGCAATTATGCCGGGCGCATCTTCTCGGTGAATTGGGCGAACCCGCTGCTTGGAAGCCGCCCTCCCATCTACTCCACCGCGGCGAAGCTTATTATCGACCTGTTGAGCATCGGGTTCGTGACCTGCATCGCCTTCGGCCAGGCCACCGCGACGCTGGTGTCGAAGTCGATGGGCAAGCGAGACTTCGACGAGGCCGAAGCCTACGGGTGGGACTCGGTGAAGTTGGGCATGTATTTCTTCGGGGCGCTCGGGGCCATCATCCTCATCTTCCCCGAGGCGCTGCTTGGCCTTCTGAGCAACGACCCGATCGTCATCGAAGCGGCGGTCCCCGGCATGCGCATCATGGCCTCGCTCGAGATGTTCATCGCGATGGCGCTTATCCTGATGCAAGCGCTCTTTGGCGCGGGCAATACAAAATTCGTCATGGTCGCCGAGCTCGTGCTCCACGCCGTGTGTCTGGTCCCGCTCGCCTACCTCTTCTCGGTGGTCTTGGACCTCGGGTTTATCGGCGTCTGGCTGTCGGCCACCGCATATGTGGTGCTATTGGGAGTGGCGATGGCCTGGAAATTCTGGGAAGCTAAGTGGAAGAAAATCGTCGTCTAA
- a CDS encoding inositol monophosphatase family protein: MAKYSLEQRCAEALARQAGKMILRASRGEIEVFAKNGADVVTEIDRAVEVFITGELKTIFPADEILGEEFGGVEGLSKGRRWLVDPIDGTLNFTCGVPMSCVSIALQENGETQAGVVYDPYRDELFSAQRGAGALLNGQTMQVSRRTRIDDSVLVTGFRPKTPEGMSDNLDNFVRLSREARAVRRFGSAALDLAYVAAGRLDGFWEFGLSPWDTGAGYLLVEEAGGRVSEIKLEPYTAFEPTILATNAHIHESMSKRLNI, from the coding sequence ATGGCTAAATATTCGCTCGAACAACGCTGCGCCGAGGCCCTGGCTCGCCAGGCCGGCAAAATGATCTTGCGCGCGAGCCGCGGCGAAATCGAGGTCTTCGCCAAAAATGGCGCCGATGTCGTGACCGAAATCGACCGCGCCGTTGAGGTCTTTATCACCGGTGAGTTGAAGACCATCTTTCCCGCCGACGAGATCCTCGGCGAGGAATTTGGGGGTGTTGAAGGACTCTCGAAGGGGCGACGCTGGTTGGTCGACCCGATCGACGGCACCCTGAACTTCACCTGCGGAGTGCCGATGTCGTGTGTGTCCATCGCGCTGCAAGAAAACGGCGAGACCCAGGCCGGCGTCGTCTACGACCCCTATCGCGATGAGTTATTCAGCGCACAGCGCGGCGCGGGCGCGCTGCTCAACGGGCAGACGATGCAGGTCAGCCGGCGCACGCGCATCGACGACTCGGTGCTGGTCACCGGCTTTCGCCCCAAGACTCCCGAGGGCATGTCCGATAACCTCGATAATTTCGTGCGCCTCAGCCGAGAAGCACGCGCGGTGCGCCGCTTTGGCTCCGCCGCCCTGGACCTCGCCTATGTCGCCGCCGGACGCCTCGACGGCTTTTGGGAGTTCGGCCTGAGCCCCTGGGATACCGGGGCGGGCTATCTTCTGGTTGAAGAGGCCGGCGGGCGCGTCAGCGAGATCAAGCTGGAGCCGTATACCGCGTTCGAGCCGACCATTTTGGCCACCAACGCACATATCCACGAATCTATGAGCAAGCGATTAAATATATGA
- a CDS encoding FHA domain-containing protein, with protein sequence MKCPNCTLEIPDDAHFCAFCGDPIRRCAPCDLAFGKDVAFCGGCGSGLATKVEPIFERSNAVFQTSPGRPGRSPEEGNPTFMLPAKPEVTDDTLFGYLYDPESPSRRFGLHQGDNTLGAGHNNDIVIERAAISWNHALVICRNAKVFLQDSASTNGTFVNHTRIDRPHQLQNGDSVRFGNVEFHVWLKARFR encoded by the coding sequence ATGAAGTGTCCAAATTGCACACTTGAGATCCCAGATGACGCGCATTTTTGCGCGTTCTGCGGAGATCCGATTCGCCGCTGCGCGCCCTGCGATCTGGCCTTCGGCAAGGACGTCGCGTTTTGCGGTGGTTGCGGAAGCGGATTAGCCACCAAGGTTGAGCCGATCTTTGAGCGCTCCAACGCCGTCTTCCAGACCTCCCCCGGGCGCCCTGGGCGCAGCCCGGAAGAAGGCAACCCGACGTTTATGTTGCCGGCCAAGCCCGAGGTCACCGATGACACGCTTTTTGGCTATCTCTACGACCCCGAATCGCCCTCGCGTCGCTTCGGCTTGCACCAGGGCGATAATACCCTTGGCGCCGGCCACAATAATGATATCGTCATCGAGCGCGCCGCGATTTCTTGGAATCACGCCCTGGTCATCTGCCGAAACGCGAAGGTTTTTCTGCAGGACTCGGCGAGCACCAACGGCACTTTCGTGAATCACACCCGCATTGACCGACCGCACCAACTGCAAAACGGTGACTCGGTGCGCTTCGGCAATGTCGAGTTTCATGTCTGGCTAAAGGCCCGCTTTCGCTGA
- a CDS encoding DUF6483 family protein produces MTEWQNRELASAQELAKRGSEALRQGNTAAAEQVFGEVEALLDMSPDAVRTEEEQEGALRLRAQLYNELGVLNQRKNDVAKSREYHERSIEICEQLREAGVEFRANSAATHLNLSSVLAAADEIEEALELGRKSVALIEELRGEGEKTIDALALGAYQNMSLLYARGEDFEASAAQMEKSIDLVNELAEGGEQRGLPQAAQTAQRLSVMQFEAGQHELALEWGKKAEKLAEAAYEGLGKDVLPIYVVSQINLISYNEQLGYFADAEDALWKGLEVSSNHVDILRRGLGFYDSVRKQADERLAEGNLPREEVEEGRNDLLAIIEKMGGLPEPAPAPAAN; encoded by the coding sequence ATGACTGAATGGCAAAACCGTGAACTCGCCAGCGCCCAAGAACTCGCCAAACGCGGGAGCGAAGCGCTTCGACAAGGAAATACTGCCGCGGCTGAGCAGGTATTCGGCGAGGTCGAAGCATTGCTCGACATGTCGCCCGACGCCGTGCGCACCGAAGAAGAGCAAGAAGGCGCGCTGCGATTGCGCGCGCAGCTCTATAACGAGCTCGGCGTGCTTAATCAGCGCAAGAATGACGTCGCCAAATCGCGCGAATACCACGAGCGCTCGATTGAGATCTGCGAGCAACTGCGCGAAGCCGGCGTCGAATTCCGCGCCAACTCCGCCGCGACCCACCTCAACCTCTCCAGCGTGCTCGCCGCCGCCGACGAGATCGAGGAGGCGCTTGAGCTGGGACGCAAATCCGTCGCCCTCATCGAAGAGCTGCGCGGCGAAGGCGAGAAGACCATCGACGCCCTGGCGCTCGGTGCGTACCAGAATATGTCGCTGCTTTACGCGCGCGGCGAAGACTTCGAAGCCTCGGCCGCGCAGATGGAGAAGTCCATCGACCTGGTCAACGAACTCGCCGAAGGCGGCGAGCAGCGCGGCCTTCCGCAGGCTGCCCAGACCGCACAGCGCCTCAGCGTGATGCAATTCGAAGCCGGTCAGCACGAGCTGGCGCTTGAGTGGGGAAAGAAGGCCGAGAAGCTGGCCGAAGCCGCCTACGAGGGACTCGGCAAAGACGTCCTCCCCATCTATGTCGTCAGCCAGATCAACCTGATCTCGTACAACGAGCAGCTTGGCTACTTCGCCGACGCCGAAGACGCGCTCTGGAAAGGCCTCGAGGTCAGCTCGAACCACGTCGATATCCTGCGCCGCGGCCTCGGATTCTACGACAGCGTGCGCAAGCAGGCTGACGAGCGCCTCGCCGAAGGCAACCTTCCGCGCGAAGAGGTCGAAGAGGGACGCAACGACCTGCTCGCCATCATCGAGAAGATGGGCGGCTTGCCCGAGCCCGCACCCGCTCCGGCCGCAAACTAA
- a CDS encoding tetratricopeptide repeat protein, protein MLTVSLVLSGCVPMWTGDEMREDIAAIQAEQQASKESFGAERERMTEMIASARKDVSELKEILGEARALLQRNNADLGVEVQNNRQDLSKLNGTIEELEFKIKRLEQDLELFKEDVDIRFEDGGAGSSLPTEAEPLFQHGQKAYDANRFRDARNAFEQYLKSYASGKHAADAQYLLGMSYYRESQWVTSVFEFQKVVKNHERSARVADASYHIGVALMKMGRCKQAGAWFDLLVDEYASSKWVGQARQHKADIKAGKCSES, encoded by the coding sequence TTGCTCACGGTTTCGCTGGTGCTGTCGGGCTGTGTGCCGATGTGGACCGGCGATGAGATGCGCGAGGATATCGCGGCCATTCAGGCCGAGCAGCAGGCCAGCAAAGAGAGCTTTGGCGCTGAGCGAGAGCGCATGACCGAGATGATCGCCTCGGCCCGCAAAGACGTCAGCGAGCTCAAGGAGATTCTGGGCGAGGCGCGGGCGCTCTTGCAGCGAAATAACGCCGACCTTGGCGTCGAAGTTCAGAATAACCGCCAGGACCTCAGCAAGCTTAACGGCACGATTGAGGAGCTTGAGTTCAAGATTAAACGGCTTGAGCAAGATCTGGAGCTCTTCAAAGAGGACGTCGATATTCGCTTTGAAGACGGCGGCGCAGGCTCGAGCTTGCCGACCGAGGCCGAGCCGCTCTTTCAGCATGGCCAGAAGGCCTACGACGCGAATCGGTTTCGCGACGCGCGCAACGCCTTCGAGCAATATCTGAAGTCCTACGCCTCGGGCAAACACGCCGCCGACGCCCAATATCTGCTTGGCATGAGCTATTATCGCGAGAGCCAGTGGGTGACCTCGGTCTTCGAATTCCAAAAAGTCGTCAAGAATCACGAGCGCTCCGCGCGGGTTGCGGACGCCTCCTATCATATCGGGGTCGCGCTGATGAAGATGGGGCGCTGCAAGCAGGCAGGGGCCTGGTTCGATCTGTTGGTCGATGAATACGCTAGCTCCAAATGGGTGGGTCAGGCGCGCCAGCACAAGGCCGACATCAAAGCCGGCAAGTGTAGCGAGTCCTAA
- the yihA gene encoding ribosome biogenesis GTP-binding protein YihA/YsxC, translating to MKVKKAEFIKSATKASQFPPADRPEVAFAGRSNVGKSSLINTLVNRKDLVKVSGRPGRTQLLNFFNVNDVLNFVDLPGYGFAKVPLEVKRQWQPMIEGYLANRPNLIAMVCIMDFRRGVQDDDLALIHAAPHFKVQPILVFTKADKLKKQETVRKRAELAKQFGVKAEEILLFSSLKKTGIPELWQRIEELTGLTEQ from the coding sequence ATGAAAGTTAAAAAAGCTGAATTCATCAAGAGCGCGACCAAAGCCTCTCAGTTTCCGCCCGCTGACCGTCCCGAAGTTGCCTTCGCGGGGCGCAGTAATGTTGGCAAGTCCAGCCTTATTAACACTCTGGTCAATCGCAAAGACCTGGTGAAGGTGAGTGGACGCCCGGGGCGCACTCAATTGCTCAACTTCTTTAACGTCAACGACGTGCTGAACTTTGTTGACCTGCCGGGTTACGGCTTCGCGAAGGTTCCGCTCGAAGTCAAACGCCAGTGGCAGCCGATGATCGAGGGGTATTTGGCGAATCGGCCGAACCTGATCGCGATGGTGTGCATCATGGATTTTCGCCGAGGTGTGCAGGACGACGACCTGGCGCTGATCCACGCCGCGCCGCATTTTAAGGTGCAGCCCATCCTCGTTTTCACCAAGGCCGACAAGCTCAAGAAGCAGGAGACGGTGCGAAAGCGCGCCGAGCTCGCCAAGCAATTTGGCGTCAAAGCCGAAGAAATCTTGCTCTTCTCGAGCCTGAAGAAGACCGGCATCCCGGAGCTGTGGCAGCGCATCGAAGAGTTGACGGGATTGACCGAGCAATGA
- a CDS encoding ribose-phosphate diphosphokinase, producing MKIFSGSSHPVFANAICDYLGLELAKSHTVTFSNENLLVQIDENVRGGDVFVVQTSCPPVHTHLVETLIMIDALRSASASRITAVIPYFPYIRSDKKDRPRISIAARLMADLFETAGADRVLTMDLHTAQSQGFFRMPCDQLQGAGPLSERLREEREDNWVLVAADAGEAKDVGRFANLLDLPMAIIDKRRDGDDDRARAVNLIGDVKGRVAVVIDDEIASGGTLIEAATFLKQHGATKVMAAATHPVFSSNAVQRINNAPIDKVLVTDTIPLPTDVTSDKIEVVSVAPMFAEAIARIRTGTSISGIFEPDIVREILKKGHIAD from the coding sequence ATGAAGATTTTTTCGGGAAGCAGTCACCCAGTATTCGCCAACGCGATATGCGACTATCTCGGCCTCGAGCTCGCTAAGAGCCACACGGTGACGTTCAGCAACGAGAACTTGCTGGTCCAAATCGACGAGAATGTGCGCGGCGGGGATGTCTTCGTCGTGCAGACCTCGTGTCCGCCGGTGCATACGCACCTGGTCGAGACGCTGATCATGATCGACGCCTTGCGTTCGGCGTCGGCCAGTCGAATCACGGCCGTGATTCCCTACTTCCCCTATATCCGAAGCGACAAAAAAGACCGCCCGCGCATCAGTATTGCGGCGCGGCTGATGGCGGATCTGTTTGAGACCGCCGGCGCCGACCGCGTGCTGACGATGGACCTGCACACCGCGCAATCCCAGGGCTTCTTCCGCATGCCGTGTGACCAATTGCAGGGCGCCGGGCCGCTGTCGGAGCGGCTGCGCGAGGAGCGCGAGGACAACTGGGTCCTGGTCGCCGCCGACGCCGGTGAGGCGAAGGACGTGGGGCGTTTTGCCAACCTGCTCGACCTGCCGATGGCCATTATCGACAAGCGCCGCGATGGCGATGACGATCGGGCTCGCGCGGTCAACCTGATCGGCGACGTGAAGGGACGCGTGGCGGTTGTCATCGACGACGAAATCGCCAGCGGCGGCACGCTCATCGAAGCGGCGACTTTCCTGAAGCAGCACGGCGCAACCAAAGTGATGGCGGCGGCGACCCACCCGGTATTTAGCTCCAACGCGGTTCAGCGCATCAACAACGCGCCCATCGACAAGGTCCTGGTCACCGATACGATTCCGCTGCCGACCGACGTCACCAGCGATAAGATCGAAGTGGTCTCGGTCGCGCCGATGTTCGCCGAGGCGATCGCGCGCATCCGCACCGGCACCTCCATCAGCGGTATCTTTGAGCCGGATATCGTGCGTGAGATTCTTAAAAAGGGTCATATCGCAGATTGA
- a CDS encoding serine hydrolase domain-containing protein: MTQPKTHNSNIERARQTLKDAVAVRRADIGDTRVASAIQAIAWQNGELLLDEALGHRYLPATGGTIDTRMNFDTPMDIASLTKPLVTATLLMQAVDAGLAAFDDPISRHLPEWAHVAEPSEHDAAREAATLLHLLSHSSGLPAWDRFYLRFPLDPTPEVAQNTRATIMASIANTPLEAAPGTRHCYSDLGYLLLGHILEKIFGQRLHALANTRIFAPLGMTHTRYISLEDGDRPLQNAAATEDCALRERLVIGTVHDENTEIIGGVAGHAGVFSTARDLLKFCRHLLEIDQGITDVPGIIGRETLRFCLSERARSAGATATPGHHLGGWDTPSGEKTSAGEGFRRGNTVGHLGFTGTSIWIERDLGLIAILLTNRVYPSRENPRIKALRVGFHEAILPG, from the coding sequence ATGACCCAGCCGAAGACCCACAACTCGAATATCGAGCGCGCGCGCCAGACGCTCAAAGACGCGGTCGCCGTGCGCCGCGCAGACATCGGCGACACCCGCGTCGCCTCGGCCATCCAGGCCATCGCGTGGCAAAATGGCGAACTGCTGCTCGATGAGGCGCTGGGGCATCGATATCTTCCCGCGACCGGCGGCACAATAGATACGCGGATGAATTTCGACACGCCGATGGATATCGCGAGCCTGACCAAGCCCCTGGTCACCGCGACCCTGTTGATGCAGGCGGTCGACGCAGGGCTGGCCGCGTTTGATGATCCCATCTCACGCCACCTGCCCGAATGGGCGCACGTGGCCGAGCCCTCGGAGCATGACGCTGCTCGCGAAGCCGCGACACTCTTGCACCTGCTAAGCCACTCATCGGGGCTTCCGGCCTGGGACCGATTTTATCTTCGCTTTCCGCTCGACCCGACCCCGGAGGTCGCCCAAAACACCCGCGCCACCATCATGGCGAGCATCGCCAACACGCCGCTCGAAGCCGCCCCGGGCACCCGTCATTGCTATTCGGACCTCGGCTATCTATTGCTCGGCCATATCCTCGAGAAGATCTTCGGCCAGCGCCTTCATGCCCTGGCGAATACGCGCATTTTTGCGCCCCTGGGTATGACGCATACGCGCTATATTTCTCTCGAAGACGGCGACCGCCCCCTGCAAAACGCAGCGGCCACCGAGGACTGCGCGCTGCGCGAGCGCCTGGTCATCGGCACGGTGCACGACGAGAATACCGAGATCATTGGCGGCGTCGCGGGTCACGCCGGCGTCTTTAGCACCGCGCGCGACCTGCTCAAATTCTGCCGGCATCTGCTCGAAATCGACCAGGGAATCACTGACGTCCCCGGAATCATCGGGCGCGAAACCCTGCGTTTTTGTCTCTCGGAGCGAGCACGCAGCGCCGGCGCGACCGCCACCCCCGGCCACCACCTGGGCGGCTGGGATACGCCGAGCGGCGAGAAGACCAGCGCCGGCGAGGGCTTTCGGCGCGGAAATACGGTCGGCCACCTGGGCTTTACGGGCACCTCAATCTGGATCGAGCGCGACCTCGGTCTCATCGCCATCTTGCTCACCAATCGGGTCTATCCCAGCCGCGAAAACCCGCGCATCAAAGCCTTGCGCGTCGGGTTTCACGAGGCCATCTTGCCGGGTTGA